TGCAATTCTAAAGATCATACTCGAAGTATCGCTCCTTACTGATGAAGAGGTCCGTATAGCATCTCTCATCAGCGCAGAGGAAGGTGCTGATTTTGTAAAAACTGCAACCGGTTATCTCGCATCCCCAACCATCGAGCAAGTAGCCATCATGGCTGAAGCAGTAGCAGGAACCAAGACAAGTGTCAAAGCTGCAGGGGGCTTCTCTTCCATGAAACGGGTACAACAAGCATTGGATTTAGGGGTGAAACGTATCGGCACCAGTTCCGCATTTAAACTCCTGGAAGAACTGCAATCATAATCTGATCAACAAGGAATGCATATGAGTGAGCATCGTATTTTTGAACTATGGCAGGAATTTGCACTCCACCAGAAACCGGTGGAGTTGGGCGTGGTTGCACCCGAGATAGCAGCCTCCTGGCATCGCTCAAGAGAACTTGGTCTCGACCCCTTCCTTGCAGATATGCAAACAGTATCCGACCAGGAACTGAATCAGAGACGAAGGAAAGTACAGGAACTGATCACCTCCTCCCTACCCTATATGCATAAACTCTTCACCCTTATCAAGGATGAACAAGCGGTAATCACCCTCTGTGATGCTGATGCGGTTATCCTGGAGGTTCTTGCCAATCCCACAGCTTATCCGGAAATCAGTTATCCTGAAGAGGGAACCATCCATAGCGAAAAGCTTGTAGGAACCAATGCAATTGGTTTGGCACTTGCCATAGACAGCTCTGTGGAAGTGGTTGGTGCAGAGCATTGGAGAAAGGTGAACCATGCATGGGCATGCTATGCAAACCCACTCCATGCAGGCAATTCAATCGTAGGATGCATCAATGTCGCCTGTCCCATCACCGGCTATAAAAATTCGGGAACCATAGCTCCCATGGTACAAGCATCATCAAACGCCATTGAACGGGAATTGATGTTCAAACTCAAGCTTAGTGACCAAGAAAAAGTCATCCAGCAGCAGAAAACGCTGCTTGAGTATGTTGATACCGGGATCATTGCCATTGACCGGGATGGAGTAATCAAACAGATCAACCAACAGGCACTCGACATCTTCAAGGTACAGGGAGCTTGGGAAGGACGTCTTCTGAAAGACCTATTCCATAGTGAAGTAAATCTCACTGCATTGGCTGAACAAGGAAAGATGCTCGATGAGCAGGACCTACCCATCAAGATTGGCTCCTCCTATGCACATATTACCTGCTCCACCTACAAATTGGAGCTCGACAAGCTTGGCATCAATCTCGTCATCCTGGTGAGAACCCCGGCCACGGTACGGAGAATCGTCAACAAGGCCTCTGGCGCGAATGCCCGCTATAGCTTCTCCGATATAATCGGCTCCTGTGCTGCAATGGAGCAACCGCTGAAAATTGCCCAGTTGGCAAGCAAGAACAACACAAATGTACTGGTGATGGGAGAAACCGGAACCGGCAAAGAGCTGTTGGTCCAAGCGATTCATAATGCAAGTGAGAGACGGAATAAACCATTTATCGCCATAAATTGCGGGGCACTTTCACGCGAACTGATCCGAAGTGAATTATTCGGATATGAGGGTGGGGCATTTACCAGCGCTAAGAGTAGCGGTAGTCTTGGAAAATTTGAACTTGCAGAGGGAGGAACACTCTTCTTGGATGAAATTGGGGAGATGCCCCTGGAAGTCCAGGCAGTCCTCCTTCGTGTATTACAGACGCAGGAAGTAGTACGTATAGGTGGCAAGTATCCTATTCCGGTGAACGTCCGTGTGATTGCAGCCACCCACAGGGATCTTGCAATTGCAGTGCAGGAACAAACGTTCAGAAATGATTTGTACTACCGTTTGAATGTCCTTTCCATCAATTTGCCCGCATTGAGGGAGCGCAATGGCGACATTCATAAGCTGGTTGCATTCTTCCTCAAGAAATTTCAACATCAATTCGAAAAACCAAATCTCACGATCGATGACATGGTCTGT
The sequence above is drawn from the uncultured Sphaerochaeta sp. genome and encodes:
- a CDS encoding sigma-54-dependent Fis family transcriptional regulator; amino-acid sequence: MSEHRIFELWQEFALHQKPVELGVVAPEIAASWHRSRELGLDPFLADMQTVSDQELNQRRRKVQELITSSLPYMHKLFTLIKDEQAVITLCDADAVILEVLANPTAYPEISYPEEGTIHSEKLVGTNAIGLALAIDSSVEVVGAEHWRKVNHAWACYANPLHAGNSIVGCINVACPITGYKNSGTIAPMVQASSNAIERELMFKLKLSDQEKVIQQQKTLLEYVDTGIIAIDRDGVIKQINQQALDIFKVQGAWEGRLLKDLFHSEVNLTALAEQGKMLDEQDLPIKIGSSYAHITCSTYKLELDKLGINLVILVRTPATVRRIVNKASGANARYSFSDIIGSCAAMEQPLKIAQLASKNNTNVLVMGETGTGKELLVQAIHNASERRNKPFIAINCGALSRELIRSELFGYEGGAFTSAKSSGSLGKFELAEGGTLFLDEIGEMPLEVQAVLLRVLQTQEVVRIGGKYPIPVNVRVIAATHRDLAIAVQEQTFRNDLYYRLNVLSINLPALRERNGDIHKLVAFFLKKFQHQFEKPNLTIDDMVCKLFEVYNWPGNIRELENVLQRAAVICENDLITIHDIPSTIVNYQPNDFSHNQTQQDGFSLEEGKREKLIQILQKTNGNVREVSTLLRISRGTVYNMLNRYNIDLQAFRKGYIDS